CGACTAGCCTGCTGGGTAATTTCTTTCTTGCGAAGCTGCAGGGCTTTAATTTCTGGATGTTTGCGGAGTTTAGCCGGGACCGATTTTAGGGATTTGCCATTTTTTAGGACAGAAATCTGGGGTTTGCCCTTGGGGGTGATGCTTAAGCTGACGGCGACCGAATCAACATCTACGGAAACAGCACCAGCGGCCAAATCCTGAATCGCCATCCCTTCCATGGCCCATTCCAGTCGCTGCGGATCAGGATACCCAGCCGTGCGCGCCAAGTTATCCATACTAATTCGAGCTGCTAGCTTCTCACTGGCTTGACGCTGGGAGCCAAATTTACGGCTCTGGCGCAGAAATTCTTGGATGAGTTGATAGCGTTCTAGTAGGTCTGTTTCTCGCTTTTTCCCCCTGGCTAAAGGCAATAGGCCCAGGGCTCTAACACTATCTTGATGGCGCTTGGTTTGAATTCGCTGAATCAGGCCATCCTGATCCGTTGCTCCGGTCATGGCCTCGGCAAAGAGTTGTGCTCGCTTATGGCCCCCGCCCCCGGAGGTGTACTTGGCTGCTTCATTTAAGGCTGTCCAGCGATCCGGCTTCATGCCTTTGCGAATGCGCTGAAACCAAGCCACATCTACAGCACCATCCAGCAAATCCTGGCTAGAGAGGGGCGTCCGTTCCGCTATCTGAGCTGCCCATAGGTCACGAATATCAGCGTCAACCTGCCAAGCCTCATCTTTGGTATGGCCATGAAACCACCAAACCGCTTCGGCAAATCCTTTCCATCGCAAGGCATGTTCAATGTAATTCACCCATTGGGGTGCATACATGGCCAGCTCTACAAGCTGCTGGGAGGGGATTGAGGTGGCTTTAATGGCCTTGGCAAAATCCTGGGGGGTTTCGTCTTCTCCTGGAAAAGAATTCCGACAAAGATGGCTAAATACCGCAGCTCGACTTTTGCTGTCAGACACCCAGCCTCGGACAAATTTTTCATGATCAAACTTTTGGAGGAGGCTCACTAGAGTTGCAATGCCCTCGATTGAACTTAGATTCTTGACAACTTCAGTGGCTGCTGTGGGCAGTTCTCCTCGGGTTAGTTCGATGGTAAGGATGCGATCGCAACATTGATTCACGATCTGACCGATCTTTTGATTAGCCTGAATGTATCGATGCGGCTTCCGTTGGGTCAACTTTCGCAGTTCGTGAAACTGTAAAGACATGGGGCGCGCCCCGATTAAGTAATCCCAGAAATCTGCATCCGTGGCAGCTTCAGCACCATAGGCTAGGGAAATTTCTCGCAACTCAGGTCGAAGGCGCTGAATAAATCCCTCTTCTTTAGTGGTTTCGAAGCGGTCATAACTATAGTGCGTTTCTCCAGATTTGACTTGCCAATGGGGGACACTATCATCCCTAGGTTCATCAATCCAGCGCAGGAGCTGCCATAGGTGTCGAATCTGGGCCACAGACCATTGCGTTGAATAATCATGGAAATGGGCTCTGGCTAAATTCAGCCATACCAACAATCGTGAATTACGCCACTCCTTCTGCTTGCCTGCCCTCTGTTGATGGATGATGGCGAGGGTATATTGAGCGGTATTTAACAGGGCATCAACTAAATTTTGAGGTGGCTCCAGATAAATGAGCCAAGATAGAAGATCGGATATCCACGGGTAGGTTAGATTAATCGGGGTAACCCAACGTTCAAAAAGTTTAAGTTGCCATTTGGGTGGTTCGTTGCATCCTTGATCCATCCAAAAGTTGTAGTGAAATGACATGCTGCCCGCACCATGGCAAGCCGCAATGGCCCGAATGATTTCCAACCCGTCTGGATCTCGTAGGGATTCTGGGCGGTTTTCTAGCCATGTTTGCCAAACCTCTGCCAGGGGAAATCTTTTCAGATTCTCCTCCTGAGATAGCTTTAAATCGGGTGATGGAAACCAGTGAATATTCCCCAATAATTCTTCCTCGGGGTAGCCGTGATCAAGCACAACCCCGTCAGTGCAATGCGCCTGGATCAGCGCATTTAAAGCGGTCAGTATTTCCTGGGCTGCCTCTGACACTAAGGGAATGGGATGTTCGGGTTGCTCGGGGTATTGGGGATGCGATCGCAACTCCCAGGCCGCCAAACCTAAGGCATCATCCAAGGTAGGAATATCCTGTTGATCCGCCATCAGCTGATCAAGCAACTCTTGCTCACTCGCCGTCCGCTTAGACCGCTGGCTGGCATAGGCTTCAGCGACGGGTTTGACCTGGCCCCGCTCCGCTTGCTGGAGCTGAACAAGCAGTTCTAACCCGGCTTTTCGCTGAGGGGCTTTAGACGTATTCAGAAGACGTTGGGCACTCTCAATAGCAGCATCATCTTCTTGTTTCAACAACAAGGACAGCACGCCTCTTCTCAGGTCTGCTGCTTTGCGATGCAGCATAGATTCTAGGGTTTGGGCCTCAGTGGAAGTCGGACAATAGCGGTGAGCGTTAAGAGCCTTCATGATTTGCTCCCGGACATAGCTACTGCGATCGCGAATCAGATCGAAAATAACATCCTGAGCCTGATCATCCCAGGTCTGTTTGGCAATCAGCAGTTTCCCCACTTGAATGCGGCCCCATTCCCCCATCATTGTGCGATAAGGCATTAACCGCTCAACGGGGCGATTGCCTAAACTGTGAAGCAGGTTAGCGGTAATCTCTTGGAGGGTAATGGTGTAACTCATCCATGACCATACCAAGGGTTCAATTGGCGTTTCCTTGGCAGAAAAACGACTGATAAATGCTTCCAAAGCTTCAAAATCAGCCTTGCTTCCCAACACCAGATAGGCCTGAACGGCAACTCGGATATCCGGGTCGGCAAGACTTTGAGTGATGGCCTCTCTGGCTTGACCAATATCCAATTGACGAAGCAGGTAAGCCGCCACAAATCGCTGTTCGACGGTCCCCGTTTCTAAGAGTTCAACCGCAGGGGGAATCGCTAGATCGACATTCTCAAAAGCCAGAGACCAGAGGGCGATGTAAACCTGGTTGGGGTCGTCACTTTGGAGCAACTCAGTTCGTTGGTTGGGATGCTCCAACAGTTGGAGAAGGAGTTCTAAACTCTCTTGAACCCGACGCTGGTGCTCCACCTCCCAACCCAGGCCAAACCACACATCCACGGCCCGAACCGTGGCGCTAAAGCGCACAAGATTATGGTCTAAGATAACGCGGACGATACGCTGAAAGGCTTGGGGATGGGCTTCATCAATGGTTTCTAAAATGGTTTGTCGTAGCCCTTCTTGGCGTTGGGCAGCCACTAGTAGATTTTTAATCAGCTCCCAGCCGTCGGGCCGATTGGCCACTAACAGGGCACGAGTTACATGCCGGCCCATGGCACCAATCTCATGGTCACCCCGAGCGGAGTCACAGAGAATCTCGAAAACCTGATCGCCTAAGGTATCGCCTTGGTTAATGGCTGCTGCGAACAGGTACCCGAGATCATTACCATAGCCAAGATAAGGTGCCCAAGCCGCATACCAGTCCAGGGACTGTTCAAAACCTCGGATAACTCCCAGTAACGACTGAATAAAATTTCGATGGGCAATCTTATAGTGCTCAGGATGGTCCGACCGAAAGCCTCTGCGAGTGTAACCCACCTGATAGAGAATCAGGTCGTAAGCCCGCAGTACATAGTCACTAATTTGAGGGAATAACACCTCAAAAAGTTGGCTGCGCTCTACTTCTGCCAGCTCAACCGCGTCCTGAAACGGTTGCCAATACGGTTCTCGATCATAGGGATTGCTCGATTCGTTGGGGGAGATTTCCAGGTGGAGCATTCTTAGCCCAATATGATTCAAGTTCTCGGGTAATGCGGCAAGTTCTGTTCTGCGACGATCCAGCCAGGTTTCAACCCGGAATTTCTTGAGAGACTCCTGAGCAAGTTCACGTTTAAGCATGTTATCTACCCACCAGTGCAACGAGTCTAATAAACGTTAAGCGGCTATCGAGCTTGAGGTGCACAGTGGCATCTAACTCTTCCTGCTGTACATCATCGAGAAACACGTAGTACAACCCGTCGATAAAGCCCATAATGGCGGTCTCGATAGCCGCTTCTTGATCCACGACTTGCTCAAAGTCGCGATCACCCAGGGTTACTTTGCCCTCAACCAGGCCCTGATGGATCGCATCCTTACTCAGGAACTGCTGCAGCTTCTGCTCCGTTTGCCGCTGTTGGAATGCCTGTACTTCAGCTCTGACGACGCAGGTGATCAGATCACGTAAAGTGAAGGGCGAGTTTAGTTGAGACGGAGGTATAGGAACGGACCAGTCTGAGAAGATGGGGCGCCGTTTCCCAATGACTTTGCCCTCAACGGTGATACAGAAGGTCATTGTGATCAGAAGGAGGATTAGTGAAACAAATGTACTATAGCTAACGCAAATTAAATTGTCATCAGTGGAAAACACAGAATATTGCTAGGAAATGGAAGTGCTCAATCTACTTCCAAGGAATGTTCAACCAAGAACCGCCCCGCCCATAATGCTCCCAGATTGCTCTCATAGAATTCACCATCGGTATGGACCTGTCCTTCAGGGGTGATCACCCAACATTGATATCCCCATTCCAATGCATAGGAGATACCCACCAGCCATCCACCCGGAAATCCAAATAAATCTGTTATGGAGTCTATTGCCATTCAACCCTCCCTACGAGGAGGAAAAGAGAAACTTTTTTTGTTCTGTTGACACAGAATTAGTACAAGTATACTATACTAGTCGAACAACCTCAAATTATCCCTTTGGAGATCCCGATCATGGCCACCCATACTGACGCTTCGGAAAAGCAAAAAGCCCTGGACTTGGTGATGAAAAATGTGGAACGCACCTTTGGCAAAGGGGCGATTATGCGTCTTGGGGATGCCACTCGGATGCAGATTGAAACCATCTCCTCAGGGGCTTTAACCCTAGATCTAGCCTTGGGTGGTGGACTGCCAAGAGGCCGGGTGATCGAGATATACGGCCCTGAGAGTTCTGGAAAAACTACCGTAGCGTTACATGCGATCGCACAGATCCAAAAAAACGGTGGAGTAGCCGCCTTCGTCGATGCCGAACATGCCCTTGATCCAGTCTATGCCGCTGCCTTAGGGGTAGATGTTTCTGAATTACTCGTTAGCCAGCCTGACTCTGGAGAGATGGCTCTAGAAATTGTCGATCAGCTGGTTCGCTCCAGTGCCGTGGATCTCGTTGTTATCGATTCCGTCGCCGCCCTGACGCCTCGCGCTGAAATTGAAGGCGATATGGGCGACTCCCACATGGGTCTGCAAGCTCGACTGATGAGTCAAGCCCTGCGCAAAATCACTAGCAATATTTCTAAGTCCGGCAGTACCGTTATCTTTTTGAATCAGCTGCGCCAAAAAATTGGCGTTACCTACGGTAATCCTGAAGTCACCACAGGCGGTAACGCCCTCAAATTCTACGCTTCCGTTCGTCTCGATATTCGTCGCATTCAAACCCTCAAGAAAGGCACAGATATGTTTGGCATTCGGGCCAAAGTGAAAGTCGCCAAGAACAAAGTTGCTCCTCCGTTTCGGATTGCTGAGTTTGACATTCTGTTCGGCCAGGGTATTTCCACTATTGGCTGCCTCGTTGATATGGCAGAAGAAACGGATGTGATTGTCCGCAAAGGAGCTTGGTATAGCTATGACGGCAACAACATTGGCCAGGGCCGAGAAAATACGATTCAGTACTTTACCGATAACCCCGAATTTTCTGAAGATGTCGAGCGCCAAGTTCGCCAAAAGTTGGAATTGGGGGCTGAAGTATCCGCCAACTCGATTACAGCTGTGGATACAGAGGAAGAAGAAGAGGCATAATTTCTGCTTACTCTGCAGCAACTATTGTTGGGTGACCATTAAACCCACTTTCATTCTTACATTGAGGAAAATTCAATGATTGGATATGTGACTTTAGGTACAAACGATATCGCTAAAGCAGCCGAGTTTTATGATGCCCTACTCGCATTGCTCGGCGGCAAAAGGTTTATGGAATCCGACAGTTTTATTGCCTGGAGTGCAGGACCCGAGCAGGCTGGTGTTTGTATTGCCAAACCCTTCAATGGCGAGCCTGCCACCGTCGGGAACGGCGTCATGATCGCCCTAATGGCTGAAAGTAATGACAAAGTGGATGAAATCTACAAAAAAGCCATTGAACTGGGTGCCCAAGACGAAGGTCCAGCAGGTCCGAGGGGAGACCTAGAGGGATTTTATGCGGGCTACTTCCGGGATCTAGATGGCAATAAACTCAATGTCTTTCATATGCCTTAGCCCTATGGCCATCCATTAAGCGAAAGACGAGAAAACGAAATTGAGAAGACAATTCCGAATCTCCTAAGGATGTCGAGTTCTACCCGACACTGGAGAGCTGAAGTCAATATCAACGACGGCTGTGGAGATCAGAAAGGCAGCATCATACCCGCCGAATATACGGCACCTATCATTCGCAATCACACAAGCAAACCACAGTATTTTCCCCTTACTAAAAAAGTAAAAGGAGACTTCCATGGGTTTACAGGATCAAATCGGCAGTTTTTGCTGGTGGAGTTTAATGACGAAAGACGTATCAAAAGCGAATGATTTTTATCATCAGCTGTTTGATTGGCATTTGAGTGAAATGGAAATTCCAGGCCATGACAATGCCACGATTTATGCTGCGGGGAATGGTGGATTTGCCAATCCTGTCCCCATCGAAAACGATTTTCCGTTCCCCAGTCACTGGATTGCCTATATCACCGTTGCTAATGTTGATGATGCCTGTCAGCAGGCTGAAAAATTGGGGGGCAAAGTCAGTGTCCCCACCTTTGAAATTCCATCCGTGGGCCACACAGCAGTGATCAACGATCCAGTCGGCGCTGCCTTTCACGTTTTCACCCCTGCACAGGACAGTGACGATCTGAATATGATGGGTAAGGGGCCAGGAGAGATTTGCTGGATGGAGCTGCTAGTGGATGATCCGACTCCCGCTTTACCCTTCTACTCTGAGCTTTTTGGTTGGCAGTTTTCTGCGCCCATGTCCATGAATGGTGGCGACTATTACACCGTCAAGGTGAATGGCGAGGATATGGGCGGCATTATGAAGCGACCGCCGGATGTGCCCAAGATGCCTCCCCTCTGGATGAACTACTTCTCCGTCACCTCAGTGGAACAGTGGTCAGAAAAGGTCCAATCCTTGGGAGGAAAGATTGTGATGCCCAAAACAGCAATACCGGAGACGGGATTTTTTGCCTGCATAGAAGATCCGACCGGTGCCCATTCCTATTTATTTGAGCTGACCCGTTAAACTTTTAGCACGTCAGCATGTTTGATTCATGTCCTACGAGGCCACCCATCCGACCAATCTCCCGACTGAACAGCTGCAAGGGGTCGTAGAGCGGCTCACCTATCATTCCGACGAATCGGGATATACCGTGGCCCGCTTCAAAGCCCCTAGAACCCGCGAATTGATTACGATTGTGGGCAGCTTTGCCAATATCCAAGCGGGCCAAACCCTGAAAGTTCAGGGGATTTGGCGGGACCATCCTAAGTATGGCTCCCAATTTCAGGTCAAACAATATCAAGAAACCAAACCAGCTACCCTTACGGGGATTGAAAAGTACCTGGGGAGTGGCTTAATCAAAGGCGTTGGTCCAGTGACCGCCAAGCGCATCGTGGCTCATTTTGGCCTAGAGACCCTGGATATTATCGAGAATCAGATTGAGCGCCTAGTTGAAGTCCCCGGCATTGCCAAGAAGCGAGTCAAACTGATTCAGACGGCTTGGGATAGTCAGAAATCCATTAAAGAGGTGATGGTCTTTCTCCAGGGCCATGGCGTCTCCACCACCTATGCCGTCAAAATCTTTAAACAGTATGGGGACGAAGCCATCGACATCGTTACCCAGAACCCCTACCGACTTGCAACCGATGTTTATGGTATTGGCTTTGTCACTGCCGATCAAATTGCCCGTAACCTGGGTATCTCTCCCCATTCAGAGTATCGCTATCGTAGTGGTCTGTTACATGTCCTGAGCGAATCCGCCGATGAAGGGCATTGCTATTTACCTCAACCCGACCTGATCGATCGAGCCGTGAAGCGGTTGACCCTTCCCGAATATCAACCCAAGCCTGATCAAGTGGCATACCTAATCCAGGTCATGATCGCGGATGCTGAGCTGATTGTTGAACAGTTCGAACAGGATGATTCAGTAGAGCTACTTTGCTATGCACCTTCCTTCTTTCGAGCGGAGTTTCATCTTGCCCGACGATTACTCCAAATGCTGGCTCATCCCCTTGAAGTAGATCAGGGGCGAGTTCGCAGTTGGCTCGATCGCTTTATGGCTCAAACAACTGTTTCTCTCTCGAAACAACAGCAGCAGGCAGTCGAATTAGCTACTAGCCAGCGAGTCGTGATCCTCACCGGAGGACCAGGGACAGGGAAAACCTTCACCACTCGGACCATTGTGGCTCTCTGGAAGGCCATGGGAAAAGAAATTGTCTTGGCTTCTCCTACAGGCCGGGCCGCACAGCGACTGAGTGAAGTGACGGGCCATGAAGCGAAAACCATCCATCGTCTTCTGGAATTTGACCCTAAAACAATGAAGTTTCAGCGGGATTCAGACTGCCCTATCCCTGCCGATGCAGTGGTGATTGATGAAGCTTCCATGCTGGATCTATTCCTCGCGAATTCCTTAATTAAAGCGATTGATACCAACGCTCAACTGTTGCTGGTTGGTGATACGGATCAGCTACCCAGTGTGGGACCCGGAAATATTCTGCTGGATCTCATTACGTCTCAGCGGATTCCCGTGTTGGAACTAAAGGAGGTTTTTCGCCAAGCCCAAGCCAGTCACATCATTCAAAATGCTCATCAGATTAACCAAGGCAAGTTCCCCCATCTAGAGTCCGTGAGTCTGACCCCAAAGACGGATTGTTTGTGGATTGGGACACCTGAACCAGAACATGGTCAGCAGGCCATCCAAGAACTGATCAACGACCTGATGCCGCAATTGGGGTATGTGGCGGTGCAGGATGTGCAAGTCCTTTGTCCCATGACTAGAGGGGAGGTGGGAACTCGCAGACTCAACCAAGTTCTCCAATGCTTGATCAATCCCCCCAGTCCTAATAAAGCTGAAATATCGAGAGGGGGATTGACTCTCAGGGTGGGTGATCGGGTGCTTCAGCAGGTCAATGATTACAACCGCGAGGTCTTCAATGGCGATATGGGGGTGATCGAGGCGATTAATCTGGAAGAGGTAGCCGTGACGGTTCGGTATGGAGAGCGGTCTGTTGCCTACGATCTGGCGGACTTAAATGAAATCGGATTGGCTTGGGCCGTCACAATTCATAAAAGCCAGGGGTCGGAATATCCCGTGGTGATTTTGCCAATGTATATGCAGCACTACATTATGTTAAGCCGCAATCTGCTCTACACGGGCTTGACGAGGGCTAAGAAACTGGCGATTCTAGTTGGCCCCAAGAATGCGATCAGTATGGCGATTCGACAGGTCAAGGATAAGCAGCGATATACCTTGCTAGATCAACGGTTAAGCCTTAGGTAGTGCATCAGGTGTAACTGGAGAGAACAGCACGAGCTTTTACCAGTAAATTTTTTATCAGAGGAGGAATAATTGCTGAAGGTTGGTATCTCATCGGATTGATCCATTTGTAGTTGGAGGATTTTGTATGCCAGGTCCATCAAAAGCCGGTCTGTTTGTATATGCCAAATATCTCAAGTGCCTGGCGAATTTCTATGAAACGGTCTTAAAAATATCTGCTGTCCATCAGTCAGATGAATATGTTGTTTTGCAGTCTTCTGATATTCAGCTGATTATTCATGCCATACCTCAGCATATTGCGAAGGGCATCACTATTTCTTCTCCTCCAGAACCACGAGAACAAACAGCACTCAAGTTTTTCTTTACGGTTTCCAGTCTTTCTGATGCAAGGCAAGCCGCAGCAGAGTTAGGGGGTGAAGTCTTCACTGAGCAATGGAGTAGCCCAGCTTTTCATGTTTGTAATGCTTGTGATCCAGAAGGGAATATTTTTCAGGTGCGTGAGGAGATTCATTAATCGTTGAAATAAGCTAATCGTCCATCCATGGCAAAGCTTAAATCACTCATCACTTTATTAACCCCACGGATCGGGATTGTTGGCAGCGGCTTAGGAAGTTCATATAGAACTCCAGACTCAGTATCGTCAGATTAAATTTCCTGATCTAAGGGTTAGGGATTGAAGACGCAGTAGATTCTTCACTAATAATACCTAGTCAGAATAAATTAAGCTTTCCAGACTAGGATTGACCCCAAATAACGATATGGCAAGTAGTTTGCTGATTCTAGTATGTAAATTTTTATATGAGTGAAAACTATTTTCAGTTTTTAATTTTGATAATTTATGAAAAATAATAGCCATGCCTTTGGTAGTATTCTTAAAAAGTTTATAGATTCCCCTTTTTACAGCACTTAAGAGAAAACAACTATAGTCAAACCTTGGCTCTATCTAGGTTAATAGGCCCTATCCTCTAGAGAATAGATCTCATGGGCAATTGCTTATTCTATTTGAGGAAATGGCTTTGTTTCTCCATTAAGGATTCTCCCAAAATCCAGCAGCCATTTTAGTGCAAGCTTTGGGATTTAAACCTGATAGTCTAGGCCAATCATAATTACTCATAGGATTTCTGCCTGCCATTGTTATATCCCCCTATAGCAATCAGGAAGTGCTGAACATAGTTTGCTTTCCTTAAGTAAGCGTTTGGGAATGTTGTATTTCTATGCAATATTCCCTATTCATATCTGAATATTTTTCGGTTAATTATCACGAAAAAATATTCCATCCTAGACTATTCGAAGTTAGTGAAAATCTTGCTTCATCTATAGTCTTGCAGACCTTCTACTGATCTTATTCAGTACCAAGACAGTTTAAATGCTCATATTTCCGAACATCTAGATTTTGAGTTGTTCAGTTTTGCTCGCTCGTTTACATCTGTTTAATAGGAAGGAATTTATTCATATGCGACTATTCATTCGCCGTTTTTCTGTATTGGCTTTAGTTTTAGCCAGTTGTTTGAGTTTGACGGGTTGGCTACAACCTGCCAGTGCATTGGATATTAATTTAGCTACGACTTACCGAAATCCCGTTGATGCCAAACTGGAAACAGATTTTGGTCAAAAAATTGACTTGAATAATACCAACGTCATTGCTTTTAGCCAATATAAGGGGCTTTACCCTACCATCGCCGGTAAAGTGGTTCAGAACGCTCCCTACAGTAGTGTCGAAGAAGTTTTAAATATTGATGGCTTAACGGATACTCAAAAGAAAATGCTGCAGCAGCACCTCGGTGACTTTACGATTACGGCCCCAGATCCAGCTTTAGTCGGCGGCCAAGATCGTTATAACCCAGGAGCTTATTATCCTGTTCGTCGCTCCTAAGTGTGAATGTACGGATGGGATTTAGGGGAGTTCCATCCGTGCATTCATCCCTGAAAGTAACGCTTGAAACGGTTGAGCACGGGTAAGCCTTTATTGCCCGTTTGTTTCCAATAGTGGAGGCAATCCACCATGCAAGTATTTTCTAGGCAAGGTTGGCAAGTCATCTGCCATCAACTGACGAGACTTGTAATCGGCATCATTTTGATTGGGACCGTTCTTTCTTTAGGCTGGCTGAATCATACTTCAGAATTTTGTTGGGCGGCTTTACCGACCGGAAATGCAACAACGAATCCCATGAGTATTCTGAGGCTGGCTTTACCTGTGGATAACGAGGCCATTCAAACCCTTCATCAATACTTAGAAGAGATGCCTCAACAGCTTGATGATCCAGAAGCTCGATTACAACCCAAACAATGGTTTGAGATTGAGAATAAGGTCACAAAGGCGATTAAAACCTTTAATCAAGACGCATCCGATTTTCTTGCCGCGATTCCTACTCCCTTTCGGCCCCAGGCTTTGGTCCGCATGAATCAAATTAACGCAGCTCTAGCGGATCTAAAGATCCTGTCTGACCAACAAAATAAAGAACAATTTGTGGCTAAACGTACACAAGCCTGGAATTCGATAGATTTACTGGCAGCTTCTATGGAGTCACAATTTCCTGTCAACATACCGAATGACTATCAAACTCTACCCCAGTTAAACGGCCGAGCCGTCGTGGTTCTCGACACTAGCAAGGGACCCATCACCATGATGGTGGATGGCTATAACGCCCCCATTACTGCAGGTAACTTTCTGGATCTCGTCCAGCGAGAGTTCTATGACGATCTAACGTTTACCCGTGAAGATGAGGCTTATGTGGTGCAAGCTGGAAATCCAGAAGGACCACAAGCTGGATTTGTGGATCCGGAGACCAGTCAGTATCGCTCTATTCCTTTGGAGGTCATGGTCAAGGGAGTTTCTGAACCAGTCTATGGGTCTACTTTAGAAGAATTAGGGCTGTCTGATCCTGTGCTTCCTTTTTCTGCTTATGGGACGGTTGCTATGGGCCATCCTGCTGGTGACCCGAACGGTGGGTCATCTCAATTTTTCTTTCACTTATTTGAGCCCGATTTGACTCCTGCAGGATTAAATCTGCTGGATGGTCAATATGCCGTTTTTGGCTATGTGGTTGCTGGTCAAGACGTATTGGCTCAATTACAACATGGCGATCATCTGCGTTCCGCTAGGGTCGTTGATATTTCTCCACCCAATGGTTTCACTTTACGTTATCTGGATTGGATTCTAGTGCAAAACACCCCTATGTCCTTGGCTTAATCCCTTTTGCCATTGCCAAGACCTGAATTGATTACATCAAAATTTATTCGTTATCCATAATCAATAACTTTAATCATGAATAATCAACAATCAAACTTTTCAATCATTTATAGCGGTGATAATAGTTACTCTTCCGTTTTTACTGTTGTGAGTATCGTCGTTTTCTGGATTGTTTTGGTTTCAATAGTGATCACCATACTCGCCTATTCAGCTTCATCTTGTTCTTGTGAGACGACGGGAACCTATTTTGATATTTGGCGTATAGCCTGTCGTCCCTGTGCATAAAGGATTCAAGCTATACCAAAGTTGCAAATCTACTTAGAAATGGCTTGAGCGGATATTAGAATGCCAAGTGCTAAATACTAGCTAAGGGCAATCCCCAGGCAGGTCTACGAAAGAGCTGGCTGGGGAACTGTGGCTGGGCTATATGACTAGCGAAGGGTTGTAATTTTTCAGTAACCGTACCGGGCAAATAGCGGAGGAGAGCGTTCAAGCTGATGCTGCAGCCATACCTTGCTGAAGATGACGACGGATGGCTACTTTTTCTAGCAAACCCATCAGCGCCCCACTTTCGTTAACCACCGCTATGGTTTGTAGTTTCTCCTTGTCCAGAAGAGCCACAATATCGAGCAGTGATTGATTGGACTGCACGACTGGAGGGAGTACTGTCGGC
The Acaryochloris marina S15 genome window above contains:
- a CDS encoding VOC family protein codes for the protein MGLQDQIGSFCWWSLMTKDVSKANDFYHQLFDWHLSEMEIPGHDNATIYAAGNGGFANPVPIENDFPFPSHWIAYITVANVDDACQQAEKLGGKVSVPTFEIPSVGHTAVINDPVGAAFHVFTPAQDSDDLNMMGKGPGEICWMELLVDDPTPALPFYSELFGWQFSAPMSMNGGDYYTVKVNGEDMGGIMKRPPDVPKMPPLWMNYFSVTSVEQWSEKVQSLGGKIVMPKTAIPETGFFACIEDPTGAHSYLFELTR
- the recA gene encoding recombinase RecA gives rise to the protein MATHTDASEKQKALDLVMKNVERTFGKGAIMRLGDATRMQIETISSGALTLDLALGGGLPRGRVIEIYGPESSGKTTVALHAIAQIQKNGGVAAFVDAEHALDPVYAAALGVDVSELLVSQPDSGEMALEIVDQLVRSSAVDLVVIDSVAALTPRAEIEGDMGDSHMGLQARLMSQALRKITSNISKSGSTVIFLNQLRQKIGVTYGNPEVTTGGNALKFYASVRLDIRRIQTLKKGTDMFGIRAKVKVAKNKVAPPFRIAEFDILFGQGISTIGCLVDMAEETDVIVRKGAWYSYDGNNIGQGRENTIQYFTDNPEFSEDVERQVRQKLELGAEVSANSITAVDTEEEEEA
- a CDS encoding DUF5724 domain-containing protein, translating into MLKRELAQESLKKFRVETWLDRRRTELAALPENLNHIGLRMLHLEISPNESSNPYDREPYWQPFQDAVELAEVERSQLFEVLFPQISDYVLRAYDLILYQVGYTRRGFRSDHPEHYKIAHRNFIQSLLGVIRGFEQSLDWYAAWAPYLGYGNDLGYLFAAAINQGDTLGDQVFEILCDSARGDHEIGAMGRHVTRALLVANRPDGWELIKNLLVAAQRQEGLRQTILETIDEAHPQAFQRIVRVILDHNLVRFSATVRAVDVWFGLGWEVEHQRRVQESLELLLQLLEHPNQRTELLQSDDPNQVYIALWSLAFENVDLAIPPAVELLETGTVEQRFVAAYLLRQLDIGQAREAITQSLADPDIRVAVQAYLVLGSKADFEALEAFISRFSAKETPIEPLVWSWMSYTITLQEITANLLHSLGNRPVERLMPYRTMMGEWGRIQVGKLLIAKQTWDDQAQDVIFDLIRDRSSYVREQIMKALNAHRYCPTSTEAQTLESMLHRKAADLRRGVLSLLLKQEDDAAIESAQRLLNTSKAPQRKAGLELLVQLQQAERGQVKPVAEAYASQRSKRTASEQELLDQLMADQQDIPTLDDALGLAAWELRSHPQYPEQPEHPIPLVSEAAQEILTALNALIQAHCTDGVVLDHGYPEEELLGNIHWFPSPDLKLSQEENLKRFPLAEVWQTWLENRPESLRDPDGLEIIRAIAACHGAGSMSFHYNFWMDQGCNEPPKWQLKLFERWVTPINLTYPWISDLLSWLIYLEPPQNLVDALLNTAQYTLAIIHQQRAGKQKEWRNSRLLVWLNLARAHFHDYSTQWSVAQIRHLWQLLRWIDEPRDDSVPHWQVKSGETHYSYDRFETTKEEGFIQRLRPELREISLAYGAEAATDADFWDYLIGARPMSLQFHELRKLTQRKPHRYIQANQKIGQIVNQCCDRILTIELTRGELPTAATEVVKNLSSIEGIATLVSLLQKFDHEKFVRGWVSDSKSRAAVFSHLCRNSFPGEDETPQDFAKAIKATSIPSQQLVELAMYAPQWVNYIEHALRWKGFAEAVWWFHGHTKDEAWQVDADIRDLWAAQIAERTPLSSQDLLDGAVDVAWFQRIRKGMKPDRWTALNEAAKYTSGGGGHKRAQLFAEAMTGATDQDGLIQRIQTKRHQDSVRALGLLPLARGKKRETDLLERYQLIQEFLRQSRKFGSQRQASEKLAARISMDNLARTAGYPDPQRLEWAMEGMAIQDLAAGAVSVDVDSVAVSLSITPKGKPQISVLKNGKSLKSVPAKLRKHPEIKALQLRKKEITQQASRITQSLEQSMCRGDQFTGTELKQLLTHPLLKPVLQCLVFIEVDTGVAGLPRVDGLLNHDGQTVVIKASMKLRIAHPVDLAERDDWHLWQQYCFQSELVQPFKQIFRELYVLTTAEQQGRGSGSCRYTGHQVNPRQSLALLGKRGWVAHPEEGIRRTYHDEQIVVWLEFEEGWYTPTEVEGFTLDQICFCDRTTYKTLELSAVPSRLFSEVMRDMDLVVSVAHQGGVDPEASASTVEMRASLLQETSRLLQLNNIQLKNAHALIEGKIGSYSIHLGSAMVHRQPGGAICVVPVHSQHRGRLFLPFADNDPKTAEVISKAIMLAKDHEIKDPTILEQIL
- a CDS encoding VOC family protein — protein: MIGYVTLGTNDIAKAAEFYDALLALLGGKRFMESDSFIAWSAGPEQAGVCIAKPFNGEPATVGNGVMIALMAESNDKVDEIYKKAIELGAQDEGPAGPRGDLEGFYAGYFRDLDGNKLNVFHMP